Genomic window (Escherichia fergusonii ATCC 35469):
ATGGCCTGAACGCCAGCGACAATTCCATATTGAATGAAGGCATCCATCTTGCGCTGTTCTTTGCGCGAGATAATGTCATCACAGTTAAAATCCTTTACTAAGCCAGCAAATTTCGTTGCATAGGCGCTAGTATCGAAATGGTCGATTAGGCTGATGCCACTCTGACCGGCAAGGAGAGCTTTCCAGGTAGACTCTACGGTATTGCCGACAGGAGACAACATGCCCAGTCCGGTCACAACTACACGACGCTTAGACACGTTTGTCCTCCAGGGAGGGAAAAATAAAAAAACTAGTGGGACAAAAGAAAAAACTCAGGCGGTCGAATGACCGCCTGGAGATGTTCACTTACGCCTGGTGGCCGTTGATATAATCAATGGCAGCCTGAACGGTGGTGATTTTCTCAGCTTCTTCGTCCGGAATCTCAGTATCAAACTCTTCTTCCAGAGCCATTACCAGCTCAACGGTGTCAAGAGAATCCGCGCCCAGGTCTTCAACGAAAGAAGCATTGTTGGTCACTTCTTCCTGCTTAACGCCCAGCTGCTCGCCGATAATTTTCTTAACGCGTTCTTCGATAGTGCTCATACTCTTAAATTTCCTATCAAAACTCGCTTTCG
Coding sequences:
- the acpP gene encoding acyl carrier protein; the protein is MSTIEERVKKIIGEQLGVKQEEVTNNASFVEDLGADSLDTVELVMALEEEFDTEIPDEEAEKITTVQAAIDYINGHQA